In Cucurbita pepo subsp. pepo cultivar mu-cu-16 chromosome LG10, ASM280686v2, whole genome shotgun sequence, the DNA window TCGTAAGCCTATGATTTTACTATTCAATCTACTGAAATGAATGTGGGTTGAAGTGATCCCAcgacaccattttgttgaccTCGTATGTGTTATTTCTTGCTCTAATCTTTTCCCTTACTGATTTTCTTAAAGATGATGGCCAGTTATTTTCTTGGGGTTGGAATAAATATGGCCAGGTACTCTGATTCTTTCAGCTTAAGAAGTCAGTTTCGATGTCCTGCTGCATTTTTATCGATATCTTTCGTGTTTTCGCAGCTTGGTCTTGGAGATTCAATCGATCGCAACATACCATCTAAGGTTCCCATCGATGGATGCTTACCGCAAAATATCGTTTGTGGTTGGTGGCACACGCTCATGTTGGCCGAGGCTGAACCATCGAAGTAATTGTTGTAAGTTATCAATCTGAAGGAGGTAGAACCATATGATCTGGTTAACATgttcatttgtttgtttagaCTGGTTAGTTAGTTGAGTAGCAGTAGATATCAAACTTGCATTTTCACATTGTGTTCAGTAGAGGATATAGCCAGATATTGTTGTTAACTGCTTGAATCTGGGCTGCTTCCATTCTAGAActtgagttgaaaaaaaaaatctctgaACTTCTTCAAACTCCACTTctgtaaaatataatttaaacataattttggGGGTTGGCCTTTCAATTCTGTTGCATCATTTGTTTTTGGTGTGATCAGGTGATGGATTTAGTTTAGGTGCTTGGTTGATAAGCTTCATTATTGAGGCTTCCCTCTGAAGGAAAATCATGTTGATCttgatattgatattaaattaGTAGCCAGTATGTAACTTGTTCCATGGGACTTGTCAAAGTTTAAAGCAAGAAACATGTGTAtatatgagagaaaaaaaaaaaaggagggaaatCATTCATAAAATTGCACAAGAGAATAACATAAGATATGTCCAAAACAATTCATACATCTTAGTTCCATTCATATAATGTAGTAACTTGGAAGTAGTGGTAGTCAAATCCATGTTCATTTCAGTCTcggatattgtcttttttagggtttctttCTTAAACCTACCtttgctagcatatattgtctatctctgaaattttcatttcttgtccattgctagcatatattgtcatctctagaatttttctttcaagttcATCGttagaggtttctacaccctgcaaagaatgcttcattttctttcccgACTGATATAGGTTAGAGTGAGTTGGTAACCTTCGTATGGTTTGGGGTTACTTCCAATCTCAAATGGGTTTCTGAGTGTAGACCATATATATAAGCAAATTGGAACCCATCTGCTGATATGAACAGCGCTCAAGAACAATACAAACAAGCAAACCGAGGAGCCTTGAATCAGAAGCTACTAATACCAAGAAACcctccaaataataataataaaaaaccaaacttgaaaacaagaaagaaaagataattaataaagaaaggaTATTTGGTGGAAGATTGCAATGCCAAATGGAGATTTAGTTTGGATATAGCTTTCTGTAGCTATCAGAAGGGCCTTGGACTCGATTTTGGCCAAATCTTGATTGTGGGTTAGCGTGAGAAGCTGGATTCTcaaatccaaacaaacccCATATAACATTTCATCCCCCAAATCTTTCAATAACCCCATAAAACCAAACCCATCtgctctcttctcttctcttctcttctcttcaaaGAAGCCAAATCAAGTAATAACCTTTGTGGTTGTAGAGGAAGATGGAGGGCCTCATTCCATTCCTTTACAAAGCCATTGTCCACTACAGAAATGGCTATAACGAAGCCGATACCCAACCGTCATGGCGCTGCGACGAGTCTCCCTCTGCTTCAGCTTCATATGTAAGACTTGCAGGTGATGAACAAGACAGtgcctcttcttcttcttcttcttcttcttctaatggCAGTGTTAGAATATCAGCTTCTGGGATTCAATCTCCTTTGCGTCGTTTGGTTCCCCGTCGAGTTGCtgcttgaaatgaaaattaaagtgAAAGAAAGTAGAAAGCTTAAGCTTGGTGATTATGGATAAGTTGTTGCTTGTAATTTAAGTTTGTAGCCGTTGGGTTTGGAAGTATgaggtgtgtgtgtgtgtgcgcgCGCAGAAAGAAGTCTCCAAAGGGAGAACTGTGGCCTGTGAGTGATGGTCCGGCCAAGAGGGCCGCCGTGTGTATGGTGGTTTGTTCAAagcaattatatatattttcaactatttttatttgtttaaatatgtttaagCTTAAGATATAAAGATTccttaacatatatttttcaattttgtttcttgtttttcattttttgatttaaatactattttcgAAACCTCTCATTAACAGACATATTACTAATTAACTACGaagttgtttttctttaattttattgtcatatacatttatttatttattgaaataaagtcttatatatatatatataNtatatatatatatatatatatatatatatatatatttaagctaataaatttaatctctaaatggttttttttttcttaattgcCACTATCACGTAagttaaatgattaaaaataaataattaattaattaaaaacaaccttagaaaaagaacaaaacaattaataaaataataggtAGGTAGACAATTTATTTGGTTCACATTATATTAAGTAAAACGTGACAAATTGGAAGTTTAAAATATCTACGAGTTGATGTGtcaattttttatagaaatgtcaaaatataaatatatttttttatattttgatcaataaataattagtttaaacCGGAGGTTTAAGAGATAACACTGACTATTTAGAAAGATTTTATCATACTAAAAAggtaaattctaaattttaaaatcatataaactaaattttaaccttttcatattcctataaattaaattttgtaatttaatctttaaaatctattattttttgttatatttacaTAATATCAGTTtgttttatatgttttatgaatttttttacgACATAACGTTAAACTTGTGTGAAAATATTATGATACggactaaagaaaaaaaaaaagatttgattggagaaatTAATATGGTCATTGTAAATATTGTCATTATCGAACTTTCGCTTACCGTctttctctcaaaattttaaaatgtgtctattgGAAAGAcgtttccatttccatttttgaaCGAAGAAGCATCAGATGTAATTAAATGGGGGGAATGAGTGTATTTTAAAGGCGAGGAAGAGAGTGGTTTGGATGAGGAAGTTTGTTGTTGGCAGATAAACGTGTGTTTGAGAGAGCAGAGATCCTCATTTTATGGCGGAACTCACTCAAAGGGAAAACAATGGAATCCATATAAAGTCTTCGACAATGGAAGACGAAGAGACgaccagaaaaagaaaacccaattCTCTCCATTCATTAATAATACCCTTTCTGTCTCACCAAAAACCAGACCAAATAAGGTAACCCCACCTctgttttctctgttttctctgTTCTCTCTGTTCTCTCTGTTCTCTCTTTCCAACCAAACTTCCAGAATAAACAACGTTGGAGATTCAGAAGCCCCAAAAACATGGAAAAACTCTCGCATTTTGATCTCAACACTGGAGCAACCATTCCGGCTGTCGGCCTCGGAACATGGAAAGCCCCTCCCGGCGAGGTCGGAGAAGCTGTCAAAACCGCTGTCAAGGTTTCTCTGCATCATTACATATCTAAATTGCACTTAGTTTAGAGTCAAAATTGATGGGTTTGTCTGTTTCTATGTGCAGGCTGGTTATAGGCATATTGATTGTGCTCATGTCTACGACAATGAAAAAGAGGTTTTCTTTTTGCCTTCTTCTTAACATAATTCTGTACATGGAATTCATAAACTCTGTTGCAGGTAGGAGCAGCATTTAAGGAGCTGTTTTCAACGGGCGTAGTCCAGCGAAGTGAGATATTCATCACTTCTAAACTCTGGTAATCCCATCATGTTTTGTACTAAAACCCCATCATGATTTACATCAAAATTAGTAGTGATTTTGCGTTCATCTCCTCCACAGGTGCAGCGATCAAGCACCTGAAGATGTCTGCAAAGCATTGAGCAAAAGCTTAGAAAATCTTCAACTTGATTACATCGATCTCTATCTTGTACGCCTTTCTTATACCCTATGAAATGCTGATGTGactattaggaatcacgaacctttacgatagtatgatattgtttgtttttggctTTTTTAAAAGGTCTCGAccaatggaaatagtattccttacttataaacaaTCCTGAATTGTGACATGTTTATTTCAGGTACATTGGCCATTCAGGACGAAACCCGGGTCGAGAGGGTTCGCTCCTGAGGTCATGGCGCCGTTGTGCATTGCGGAAACGTGGAACGCGATGGAGGGATTGTATGCATCTGGGCAAGCAAGAGCCATTGGTGTAAGCAACTTCTCAACAAAAAAGCTTCAAGATTTGCTCAAAACTGCAAAAGTTCCACCGGCTGTTAACCAAGTTGAATGCCACCCAGTTTGGCAGCAGCCTGCACTTCACAAC includes these proteins:
- the LOC111804425 gene encoding NADPH-dependent aldo-keto reductase, chloroplastic-like, yielding MEKLSHFDLNTGATIPAVGLGTWKAPPGEVGEAVKTAVKAGYRHIDCAHVYDNEKEVGAAFKELFSTGVVQRSEIFITSKLWCSDQAPEDVCKALSKSLENLQLDYIDLYLVHWPFRTKPGSRGFAPEVMAPLCIAETWNAMEGLYASGQARAIGVSNFSTKKLQDLLKTAKVPPAVNQVECHPVWQQPALHNLCKSTGVHLSAYSPLGSPGSWVKGEILKEPILIEISEKLNKSPAQVALRWGIQSGHSVLPKSVNESRIVENLSLFDWSIPPELFSKFSQIHQQRLLRGDFAVHETQSPYKSLEELWDGEI